GAGATCCGGCCGGCCGCCGATGACGAgcggcgcggggggcggcggcggcgggggcgggctcgGGGGCACCCGGGTCCCCACGTGGCGGGAGCGCGAGAACAACCGCCGCAGggagcgacgccgccgcgcgaTCGCCGCCAAGATCTTCGCGGGCCTCAGGGCCTACGGCAACTACAACCTCCCCAAGCACTGCGACAACAACGAGGTGCTCAAGGCGCTCTGCAACGAGGCGGGGTGGACCGTCGAGCCCGACGGCACTACCTACCGCAAGGTATCAGTCCATcccttgctttgctttgcttcggTGGCTTCGATTCCGTCTCTGCTTTGCGCCACGAGTAGAGCTGCTTCGTttcgttttgttttgttttggttgCTTGCTCCGTAGAATTGCTGCGTGAGCAATCGTGTCTGCGGCTACTGCGATCTGAGAAGCGCTGCACCGTGTTTGCTTCCTTGGTTGTTTCGACTAGCACGTAGTTTCGCCGGAGATGCTTGCTCCGTTCtgttgggatttttttttgcatggatGCTCGTGCTGATGCTCTGTTCTGGGATTGGGAATGGGAACGCAAAATGTGGCGATTTCGATGATCCAACGGATCCATCTTTGGATGCGCCGGCTGTGCTGTGCACGTCCCTGAATTGTGTTGGGTTTCGACCAGTTTTACTTGCTTCGAGCTCTGATTGTTTCTTCGGGACGCATTGCTTTGCTGGGGGTATTATTAGCCTGTACTGTTGTCGCTTGTCGGGTCAGGAAATGGGAGCTCGATTTGCTACCAACGGGGGATGCAATGCGGCTAGATTAGTTCCGCAAGCTCTAGAATTAGGATTTCCAAAAATTATTTCTTTTTAGATGTCAAAAGAATACTGCTTCTGTTTTGAAGCACTGAAGGCAATTTTTGGCAATGGCCTGCTTTGTTTGTCACACCGGTTTTGTAGTTTATAGTATGGTCAAAATCTAAGAGCTAAACTgaagttttttcttttaccaaTTGCAACATTTCCTTGGTTCCAGAACAGGTTCGATTCTGTTTAGGATTCTGTTGGGTTAAAGTAAATGATGAAGTCATAGGCTTGCTAATATGAGCATGACAGGCTGCTGCATACCACATCTGGCTTGATGCTGTAAAAGAAGGGGTTACTGGTTAGCATCAGAAAAGCACAAAGCGTAGTCCAAAATGATTCTCTTGCCACAATCTTTTTGCCATGTGCAAATGCTGCCATTGCTTTCAGAAACCAAAAGCAGTGTTTTTTTACTTTGCTTTCGAGGCTTGTTCCAAATTGGTGGTAGATAAGAAGAATTTGAACTTACGCAAGAAAAACCCACGAAAGGGGAGATCTTGAAACTACCATACCTTGGGTTGTTTGGTTGCCGTTGGTCTGTTCAGTATGCAGCGCTTGTGTTCACtcacttgtgagttgtgactgccttgttttttttctttttccaatggTGAGGTGGGCTTTGCGCTAACAAGTTAAACTTCAGATGTAGTCTAATTTGAAGCTGGTTTTACAAGCTTTTTTGTTGCTTCTCTCATTTTTTTTGATAATTGAAAATTTGGAGGATTGTACTTGATTTACATATAGAAAATGGTCTATTTTGTTTGTAAGTTGGTAGCCAAGATATTTAAATTGCAGAGTGTTGCAACTGCTTCATCAAATCTTCTCTATAATGTGTTTGAAATTGCTTCTGTATAGAATGGCCTTTACCAAAAAAAAGGTGAATAAGCAAGTAGTTGATTTCATGGGAAATTACCATGTTATTATAGTTTAAACTTGGCATGCTTCTGTCCGATTTGTTCTCTCAATTGCTGTTAGAGGCAGCTGCTTCAGGACAATTTCCTTTCTGATAAAAGCAACTGTTTTCTGCTTCGCAATAGTTCATCAGTGTAGttaaagtatatttttggattgaACCAATTGCATATGTAATTGCTTATTGTTGATGAATCTCTCCATGTTTCAGGGATGTAAACCAACAGCAGCGGAGCGTCATGATCCAATTGGAAGATCTGCATCACCAAGTCCTTGCTCTTCATATCAACCCAGTCCAAGGGCTTCATACAACCCGAGCCCTGCATCCTCCTCCTTTCCAAGCTCTGGATCCTCATCTCACATCACTCTTGGTGGGAACAACTTCATTGGTGGCGTTGAAGGCAGCTCTCTTATCCCATGGCTGAAGAATTTGTCCTCGAGTTCCTCAATTGCCTCCTCCTCCAAGTTCCCACAGCTTCATCATCTCTACTTCAATGGTGGCTCCATCAGTGCACCAGTAACACCAC
Above is a genomic segment from Setaria viridis chromosome 4, Setaria_viridis_v4.0, whole genome shotgun sequence containing:
- the LOC117852269 gene encoding protein BZR1 homolog 3, whose amino-acid sequence is MTSGAGGGGGGGGLGGTRVPTWRERENNRRRERRRRAIAAKIFAGLRAYGNYNLPKHCDNNEVLKALCNEAGWTVEPDGTTYRKGCKPTAAERHDPIGRSASPSPCSSYQPSPRASYNPSPASSSFPSSGSSSHITLGGNNFIGGVEGSSLIPWLKNLSSSSSIASSSKFPQLHHLYFNGGSISAPVTPPSSSPTRTPRIKTDWENPSVQPPWAGCGSNYASLPNSQPPSPGHQVAPDPTWLSGFRISSAGPSSPTYSLVAPNPFGIFKETVASTSRMCTPGQSGTCSPVMGGVPIHHDVQMVDGTPDDFAFGSSSNGNNQSPGLVKAWEGERIHEECASDEHELELTLGSSKTRADPS